attaaaaggaagaaaagaaaaaatgcagcaacaacagcaacaataaAAGAATGATGATTGCGAGAAAACacgcgaagaagaagaaggaggaaggagaagaagaagaagaagaaggaagaacgcgaagaagaaaaagaaagaatgtgAAGACAAAAAAGgaggaaagggaagaagaaaaagaaataacgCATAAAAGAAAGCACGCAAACACAAAGACGAAGAAGCATTATTAAAACGCGTGTGTGTATACGCTGGTacaataaaaatagtttttgttgaatttagaCATATTTAGTTGAACTTtgatacaaaaatatttagatgTATAGTTAAATTGTTTCATAAATTatcaaatattatattataagaaTATTATCAATATAccagaaattatttttgttatggAAAAGAAGTTGGTGTTTTGGAAGAATATTGGAAGATGGGGGGATTTACCCGGCGGTGGAGCTGCCGGTCAACACGCAGGGACGTGGTGACCCTGCTACGGTGCAACGTGTCCTCACCACGCAGGGGCGAGGTGACGCGGCCAGCATGCAGGTTCTGGCACCACGCAGGGGCGTGGTGGAGCTGGCGTCGCGGAGTCCCGATGCACCACGGGGGGCGTGCTGGAGCTGCTGGGATGCAAGGGACAAGCCTCACCCCGGTAAACAACGTGATGCCTTCTTCCTCTATATAAACAGCAAGCCTTCATTTTGAATCAGAAAGAAAGTGATTGTGAGAGGTAGGGGAAGGAGGTTTGCTCTCAGAAGGTTTGCTGCTGCTTCACCGTGAAGGAGAAAGggtgaaaaataggaagaaaaaaatattattttgtagTGTTTATTTTAAAGAATGGTTCGTAATTATAAAACTCCGAAAGaacatattataaattatttggaTTATCCAATTTATGTAAGTtggtaaattatttttttattgtatattttaatttctgttagtttttgttatttaatatgtttaaatataatttttttgttaattttaaataaattttctgttataaaaatattaaaatagaatatatattatacTATACTATTCTATACGacatactaaaatttttttaaaaaaatatatttctctacgataaaaatataaaaataatactatagtaaaataaataatatacatTCTGCAAATAAATATGTATGTTGAACATAGTCAAAAGTTTAATACATAATTGttaaagtaataaataaataaatattaaaaatatatatatacgtTGTGGGTAATAATTTTAGAGAAATATATGTTGATGcacgaaaaaaaattattttaactaTGGTGCACttctaacaaataaaatattgaaataaataaatatataaataatattattaattaaagtgATCACATTTATTAAATCCATATATTAATGTTTGTTTATTAATAAATGAATATTTATAAGtaatataacaaatataattttgttGATGCAGCCCAACAGAAATTTTTGGTGCGTAAACTGGATCTGCCAAGGAGTTGGAACCTGAGGGTCGAAAATTACTTATGTGCCACTGGATTCTACCACGTATCTAGGATTGGGATGATAAGAGGATCTTACCCGTTGTTAGCTGCTCTGGTTGAAAGGTGGAGGCCGGAGACTCACACTTTTGTGTTGCCGGTGGGTGAGGTTACAGTGACATTGAAAGATGTCGTACATATATTTGGCTTACCAATTGATGGAGAGCCTGTGAGTGGATGGACTGACAGTAGTAGTGATTTCGTTCAGAGTCAGAGCATGGCAATATTCGGACGTGAACCGGTGCTCAGTCGTAATTCGAAATCCTATATAAAGCTTGGTTGGGTTCGATGTATCAGAGATGAGAAGCCATTGGACACTGAAGAGTCCATAAGGAGATACGTGAGATGTCAGATTTTCTGTTTGTTAGAGTCGACCCTATTCACAGATAAGTCGACCACATACGCCCATGCGAAGTATCTACCATTACTTCGCGATTTTGAGCGAATCCATACTTATAGTTGGGGTTTAACGTGTCTCGCACATCTTTATAGAGCACTATGCCGTGCATCACGATATGATACGAAGGAAATGGATAGCCCTCTTAATCTGTTGTTTGTTTGGGCATGGGAGCGAATGCCGTTTATTTCACCAGTACCGAGACATATCCTTCCACCTGCTGAGATACCAGTTGCCATGAGGTAAATATTTATGGTTCTTGTCAGAGATTATATTCATTATGCATGTTTCAGTTACGGTTACTTACGTAAATTTTTTTACTGTATCATGTTTAAGGTGGAGTCATTCGGAACGGAGCACAGCGTGGTTAGAGAAGACCGTTGTGACATTTAGGCATGATATAGACTACATGCATGAGGTAAATATTTATGGTTCTAATGAATCCTAGATCCAAAAATTAATGTTAGGGTTATGACATTCGAATTATCTGTGGCAGTTTGAGTGGCGGCCATACGAAGGAATGATCATACCCGGCGAGTTACATAGACATCTTGATGTGTATGATATTATTGCTCCGTTGTTGTCGTTCGAGTGTATCGAATGGCACTCTGCGGACCGAGTGATGCGTCAGTTTGGGTTCGCACAGCCCCCCTGCgaataccaaggaacattcCACTGGAGTAGCATTTCATGGCTCTTCGCGGAGTACAGCTTTATGACTGGACAGTTTTGCTTAGGGAGTGGATAGCGGAGTGGGGCAACAGGTGAAACACTCGTCTGCGGGATCTGCACCCCCTTCTGACCTGGGACTTCATACCGACCCCAGAGTATCGGGATTGGTAAATGCGCTCATTCGGACATATGCTAGATTGTCAGCGTATGTTCCTCAGCCACATGCACCTCAACCACATGCACCTCAGCCACCTTAGTATGCAGTGTTTGAGCCGGTTTCTTATTATGTACCACAACCACCACAGCCACAGGACTAGAGTGCGTCCAGCCACCATTCACAGCACTCTCAGCCGATACTGACGATTCCAGTCGGTCATGATTGGTTTGACTTCTCTGCCGGTGTCACGGAGATCAGCAACAACAGAATTGGGCCATGCTAGTTTGGGTAGTTGGTCAGATTTTAGTGATATGCATTCACCGTCAGCCTCAGCTGATCCACGTGGGGCATCAGTAGGTATGAACCATGGTTTGCAGCGTCCTGCTTCTCGTCAGAGGGTGCATCGTGTGATAGTGAATTCCTTCAGCGGACATACACACTTGTTGACGAGTACAACCCCGATGCATCCGCTTCACCAGAGGCAGGTGGGTCGGCACTTCCAGTAGAGGCGGGTGGGTCGGCACCTCCGGCAGAGGCATCTGGGTCGGCCGCTGCAGGTATGGGTGACTCAGTTTCAGGTCACCCATATGACTTACGGACGGAGGAAATTCACCGGATAGGTATACTCCATCGAAGCCAGGTCTGGGCATGATGGGTAAGGCACTGAGCTGGATGGGTCATAAGAAGTGAACATCGGGTTGAGGTTTTTAGATTTCATACTAGGGTTCAATGTAATACGTATTTAATATTCTGTATGTTGGCCGATGTTATTTGTAGTTAAAAATTTGTATGTTTGCTTCAGTAAGGCGGTAAATGTTAACATTATCATGGTCTTAAACATCAATGGATAatctcaaatttaaaaatacaaacacgactaagacaaaaaagaaaatctattataaaaatgcaaattcaaaatacaaacACAATGGAAATAAAAGTCATTCCCCCCACCACTCGATCCAGCACGCTGAGGACATCGACTCCAACTATGTCCCTGAGTACCACAGAGACGGCATATCCGAGGACCACGCATGTCGCGTGAGTCCATTTCGTTCATGTATCTGGTCAATTTCGGGCGACCTTTTGACATTCGCCTCAAAGCGGGATTAACGACCAATGTGGGTCCCTCATACGCAGGCCATGTCTCAACATCACCTAACGGTGAGAACTCGAATCTATATACCTTACGGACCTCTGTCATCTTGTACACGTCATGCACATAAACCTGCCAATCGATTCGCTGGTTAGCACAGCAAGCAATAACATAGCGACATGGTATTCGTTCCACCTGAAAGTACCCACAGTCACACGTAAGTCGTGCAAGATCAACGACTAACACCTTTCCGCTAGTCATTTCACGAACCTCAAATACTTCATTCCGTCTGTCAAAACGGTGTACAACTATATTCCCAGCCTGTTGCATACTTGACTCTATCCGCTGTTGCGCGAATACGAAATAAGTATATCCAGCACGTTTGCGTTCGTGAAACTCAGCACTCTTCCGTGTAAAAAGTTCATTTAACTGATAATATGTTGCTCGGACTAGTGCCAACACAGGTAGATTACGGGCACCCTTCAACACTGAATTAATGCACTCGACAAGGTTCATCGTCATATGGCCCCATCGATGTCCCTCGTCGAATGCCAATACTCAATGTCTAAGTCCAATGGCATCACACCACCTGGCATATGCCTCGCCTCGCTCTTCTAACCTCTTATAGTTGATGTTATACTCCTCCACCATTCTTGAATACCCAATATTGACCACAAACTTTTGCAAGTGAGGGACTTTGAATGCTCGTAGGAAGTTGCTACCGATGTGCCTTATACAAAACATCCACCATGCTTTTTGAGGTTGCCAGTCACCTCCGGAATGATTTACTGCTGCCCGAATTGACTCATGTCGGTCCGAGATCATACCCACACCATCTTTTCTGACAACATGCATTCGCAGATTCCTTAGAAAGAAGTGCCACGCATCAGCTGTCTCCCCTTCCACAAGGCAAAAGCGATAGGCACAATGTTCTGGTTTCCATCCTATGCAACAGCGACCAGAAGTGTACCTTTGTACTTTTCATATAGATGTGTTCCGTCAACCTAAACTAGGGGCTTGCAATGCCTGAATGCCCTAACGCATGGATTAAAACTCCAAAATACGCGATGAAGTATTTTTACCCCTTGCGCCTCTTCATTCCCATTGTAGAGTGTGTGTGTTTCTATCTGGACAACTGACCCATGCATCTTCTGAACCATAACCGAGAGCCACCACGGCAAGGCTTGGTAACTCTCCTCCCAATCACCGAAAACTTTCGCTATGGACTTCTGCTTTGTTAACCAAGCCTTTCGATAACTGATGGTATAGTTGAACCTTGACTGGACTTCGGCTATTATAGTTTTTACCTTTATGGACGGGTCAGTCTCGACCAATGGCCTTATAGCCTCAACAACTGTGTCCGAGTCCAACTTGGAATGATCCTGTGAAATCACTCTCGTTGTGCACGTGTGCCTACCGTTGTATCTGCGTATCTTCCAACAACCTTTTTTCCGTATCGAGCAGGCTCGGATAAGCCAGTCGCACCCACGCCCATACATCTTGCATTTTGCATAGAACGTCTGTGGCTCAGACTCATACACGTCGTAGTCAACTCCTCTAGCGATAGTGTAACTTCTAATTATTGCCACGACTGACTTTCTAGAACTGTATTCCATTCCAATCCAGAACTCTCCATCCTTGGGATCAGCAACGCCTACAGAAAGTGCCCATCATCGTTTATTAATCAatccaaaatatatattaaatataacattattCGGTCATCACATACCTATGTTTGAATATTCTGGAAACTCCGATGCATGCATGGCGTCGAGATCCAACTCACGCATAAAAGGTGGCACGTTCATCGGTTGACTGATCGAGGGGTGAACCACTACATTATCAGCTGCTGTCTCAACTGCCACATCACCATTCTCGTCTTCGTCGCCGGCTTCATAAGTGGCTTCGAAGTCATCTTTGCTGTCACTATTCATTCCCTCGTACACTGCAGCTCTATCATCCTCCACCGCTAAGTCATTTTGAATCCCTTCCGCCTTTACGGtttcaaactcaacatacaGCTCAATCTGTGGCTGTCGCATCTGAGTCTGCCGGTGAATTTGAAACATATTATACATAGTCACTTCGTTAGTGATTGGCATGATATCAAACTGTATTAGACCACCAAAAACTATAACCGGATTCCGGTATAGAATTCTGCTCACTCTCATTAACGTACCGTTCTCCATGCTTTGAGAGAGACCATTCTGAAGTTCCATAAACGTCATGATGCATGGAACCACAAACGAAAACAGATTCTGGCAAACAAACCTCACTCCCTCATGAGTATTACGTATTATCTCACCGTCGCGATACACTACCAAGTTTGCGGTACCCTCCATTACACCAAAAACACGCTCAAAGAACACTCACGCACTTCCTCAGAATGAAAATGAACCCGAGCACTGCCTTATATAGAGAGTAGCATTCACCACGCCCCCACATTTTGATTGCCTCAGGCGAATCACGTCTTGCCACGTGTCAAGACGCCCCCACGTGCCACGTCATCACGCCCCCACGTGCTGCGCAGGTGTACCAATCAAGCTCCGCCACGTCATCATCACGTCCCCACGTGCTACATCAGCACGCCCCCACGTGGTGATTGCGTGGCCCATTCAGCTTCTGCCACATCATTATCACGCCCCCATGTGATGCCTACGTGGCCAATTCTTGCTCCGCCACGTCATCAACATGCCCCACGTGCTAGGTGAGCACGCCCCCACGTGATGCCACCGTGTCCCATTCAACCTGCGCCACGTCATCTCACCTGACACTCGTCGCAGTCAACATGCCCCTGCGTGTTGAACATATATCCACCATTGGGTAAAACACAATATTCTCCCATTTCTAGCCAAAACACCACTTTACTTCCCATATTAAAATTCTTGAGCCTCAATATACAacttttcaatatttttatatataaatttctattcttatttatttactttaattatattttcacAATAATTTAAAACATAATCACTTATTTTGAGAGATCCTTATGGCTAAAGTTATTAAACTCTCCGCTTAACTCATAGTAGTTTTGCAGTTCGTCTCTAAATAGAATTTAAGTAAATTATTGACTTTAATAATCTgaaaattttttcataaaataataTTTCATGAGAAACATGAATTTAATATTCTTCACCTTAAATAAGGGAATATTTCACAATTCACAACTATATGGCAGAAAATTTAGATGATTACATGTGTGAGCAAAATATCTCACCCTTAATCCTCACTCTAGCAATTTCGGACtaagaaatttaattaaaaatataagtgATGGATTATGAAAAATTTTAGGGTTACGTTATGTATAAGCCAccaatataaaatacatgttagaatataaatacacattaaaaataaattatattatatatatatttatacacaaatatactGGTGACTAATTTTAGTGACTGATTATAGTGTACGAATAGtattttccaaaattttaataacactattatttaataatactatttatataaaaaatatttttaaaggtAAAACACATAAATAAACTAAATCCAACCCAAAATTGCACAATTCACCTAAACATGAAAACGTTACATGAATTTTCTATTAGCACGTCTCTATAT
The Arachis stenosperma cultivar V10309 chromosome 7, arast.V10309.gnm1.PFL2, whole genome shotgun sequence genome window above contains:
- the LOC130939349 gene encoding uncharacterized protein LOC130939349, with the translated sequence MEGTANLVVYRDGEIIRNTHEGVRFVCQNLFSFVVPCIMTFMELQNGLSQSMENGTLMRVSRILYRNPVIVFGGLIQFDIMPITNEVTMYNMFQIHRQTQMRQPQIELYVEFETVKAEGIQNDLAVEDDRAAVYEGMNSDSKDDFEATYEAGDEDENGDVAVETAADNVVVHPSISQPMNVPPFMRELDLDAMHASEFPEYSNIGVADPKDGEFWIGMEYSSRKSVVAIIRSYTIARGVDYDVYESEPQTFYAKCKMYGRGCDWLIRACSIRKKGCWKIRRYNGRHTCTTRVISQDHSKLDSDTVVEAIRPLVETDPSIKVKTIIAEVQSRFNYTISYRKAWLTKQKSIAKVFGDWEESYQALPWWLSVMVQKMHGYTSGRCCIGWKPEHCAYRFCLVEGETADAWHFFLRNLRMHVVRKDGVGMISDRHESIRAAVNHSGGDWQPQKAWWMFCIRHIGSNFLRAFKVPHLQKFVVNIGYSRMVEEYNINYKRLEERGEAYARWCDAIGLRH